From a single Pleurodeles waltl isolate 20211129_DDA chromosome 8, aPleWal1.hap1.20221129, whole genome shotgun sequence genomic region:
- the TLR8 gene encoding toll-like receptor 8, which translates to MISAHKIISVLLLYGAFESLAVKNNWKALPCDVTTKDSFIHFDCRGRDLLQVPKSVEFNESFGELDLSENKIKAIAAESFQGWNNLTILNLNWNHYYNKSASDLSEKGVNISEGAFLILNKLIHLFADGFGLCKIPVGIPSSLRTLSLHYNHIHSISKKSLSELTHLTAFRLSHNCYYGNACGKPLSVHEDAFEELRNLTILTLSFNNLTHVPLGLPASLRELYLSNNQIKNVSQYVFKNLSNLEILHLSGNCPRCYNSPYPCQECPSGAALEIHALAFQNLASLIELNLGSTSLTHIPAAWFEGTTQLKRLNLETNYLVQEIATGQFLLKLRHLQVLDLSFNYNRRSYPRYMNLSDNFSQLSSLQELHIKGYVFEELSAESLGPLKNLSNLNILNLAINFIKKIDLSVLEQFSNLTLICLSENRISPLSKNVPPNTHENGMQNHRIKKRILNNYKIRANTGMWHSSMITGNDMHNNYQPTIKTKCSKYGKTLDLSLNSIFYIDPEQFKSFGDVACLNLSSNGIGQSLNGTEFIYLTNLTYLDLSYNKLDLETISSFKELHKLEVLDLSYNSHYFVVEGIIHELGFLENLPDLKVLNLSWNEIFTLTHTQINSSSLNELIFKGNRLDKLWRAGDRRYLKCFQSLSNLTYLDLSHNRLKDIPNDAFSSLPLTLKELYLNNNELVYFSWTGLKDFNFLEKLDLSVNRLTLLSSYANNVKWSLKTLLLKHNSIVQIENGFLDHALCLTHLDLSNNQLQIINQTAFLNQTSLKILELKGNPFHCTCETSVFLSWVQSTNLSIPRLATDVTCLTPSDKNSAKVVLFNLQTCNLDHIALPLFLMSFLIILNTTILSVLKHLFYWDVWYIYFFCLAKLKGYHSVSMSKCFYDAYISYDTKDAEASEWVMKELSVHLEGQGEKQVLLCLEERDWEPGKAVIDNLVQSIHQSRKTIFILTKRYVKSGTFKTAFYIALQRLMDERMDVIVLILLQPVLQHSQYLRLRKRLCKSSILEWPKNPNAEGFFWQKLKNVVLTENYGLYNSFFTDPIMPQYKPEPVVLAQWNSSSPQIS; encoded by the coding sequence ATGATTTCGGCACACAAAATAATTTCGGTACTGCTCCTTTACGGCGCTTTTGAATCACTTGCTGTGAAAAATAATTGGAAGGCGCTACCTTGCGACGTGACAACGAAGGATTCCTTCATTCACTTTGACTGCAGAGGTCGCGATCTACTCCAAGTGCCCAAATCCGTGGAATTTAACGAAAGTTTTGGAGAGCTAGACCTGTCAGAAAACAAAATAAAGGCCATTGCTGCCGAATCTTTTCAAGGGTGGAACAACCTCACAATACTCAATCTGAACTGGAACCATTACTACAACAAAAGTGCTAGCGATCTCTCTGAGAAAGGGGTGAATATTTCAGAGGGAGCATTCCTTATTTTAAACAAGCTTATCCATTTGTTTGCAGATGGCTTTGGCCTTTGCAAAATTCCAGTGGGAATCCCTTCATCTTTACGCACACTTAGTTTGCATTACAACCACATACATTCAATCAGTAAAAAAAGCCTTTCTGAACTTACACATCTGACTGCCTTTCGTTTGAGTCACAATTGTTATTATGGCAATGCTTGTGGAAAACCTCTTTCAGTTCATGAAGatgcttttgaagagctccggAATTTAACAATACTTACACTTTCTTTTAACAATCTCACCCATGTGCCCCTCGGCCTGCCAGCTTCACTGAGGGAACTTTATCTCAGCAATAATCAGATCAAAAATGTCAGTCAATATGTCTTTAAGAACCTCTCTAATTTGGAAATTCTTCATTTAAGTGGGAACTGCCCCAGGTGTTACAATTCTCCCTATCCATGCCAAGAGTGCCCAAGCGGTGCTGCTCTTGAAATACACGCTCTGGCCTTTCAAAACTTGGCTAGTCTAATAGAATTGAACCTTGGCAGCACTTCCCTTACGCACAtccctgctgcctggtttgaaggCACAACACAATTAAAGAGGTTAAACCTGGAAACGAACTATTTGGTGCAAGAAATTGCTACAGGACAATTTTTATTGAAACTACGACATTTACAGGTACTTGATCTGTCTTTTAATTATAACAGAAGATCATATCCAAGATATATGAATTTGTCAGACAATTTTTCCCAACTATCTTCTCTCCAGGAATTGCACATAAAAGGATATGTGTTTGAAGAGCTGTCGGCCGAAAGCCTAGGTCCCCTTAAAAATCTTTCCAACTTGAATATTCTTAACCTTGCTATAAATTTCATCAAAAAAATTGACCTCAGTGTATTGGAGCAGTTTTCCAATTTGACCCTAATTTGCTTATCAGAGAATAGAATTTCCCCTCTATCCAAAAACGTACCCCCCAATACTCACGAAAACGGAATGCAGAACCATAGAATTAAAAAACGTATTTTAAACAATTATAAGATTCGTGCAAATACCGGCATGTGGCATTCTAGCATGATCACTGGCAATGACATGCACAATAACTATCAACCCACAATTAAGACGAAGTGCAGTAAATATGGTAAAACCTTGGACTTAAGCCTAAATAGTATTTTCTATATCGATCCAGAACAATTTAAAAGCTTTGGGGACGTTGCATGTTTAAACCTGTCAAGCAATGGTATTGGACAAAGTTTAAATGGCACTGAATTCATCTACTTGACTAATCTAACTTATTTGGATCTTTCCTATAATAAGCTGGATTTGGAAACTATTTCTTCATTCAAAGAATTGCACAAGCTGGAAGTACTAGACCTCAGTTATAACTCACACTATTTCGTTGTTGAAGGAATCATTCACGAGTTGGGATTCCTGGAAAACCTTCCAGATCTTAAGGTATTAAATTTGAGCTGGAATGAGATTTTCACTCTAACACATACCCAGATCAACAGTAGCTCCTTGAATGAACTTATTTTTAAAGGGAACCGACTTGATAAGCTGTGGAGAGCAGGCGACAGAAGATACCTGAAGTGTTTCCAATCGCTGAGCAATCTTACATATCTTGATCTTTCACACAACAGATTGAAAGATATTCCTAATGATGCTTTTAGCTCTCTGCCTTTGACACTCAAAGAGTTGTATTTGAACAATAATGAGCTAGTTTACTTTTCCTGGACAGGACTGAAGGACTTTAATTTCCTAGAGAAGCTGGATTTAAGTGTAAACAGACTAACATTATTGAGTTCTTATGCTAATAATGTCAAGTGGTCTTTGAAGACGCTGCTCCTAAAACACAACAGCATTGTACAAATTGAAAATGGGTTTCTGGATCATGCCCTCTGCCTTACACACCTCGACCTAAGTAACAATCAACTGCAGATCATCAACCAAACAGCATTTTTAAATCAAACTAGCTTAAAGATTCTGGAGCTAAAGGGAAATCCATTTCACTGCACCTGTGAAACTAGTGTTTTTTTGAGTTGGGTTCAGTCTACTAACCTCAGTATACCACGGCTAGCAACAGATGTAACCTGCTTAACCCCTTCTGACAAGAATAGTGCCAAAGTGGTGTTGTTCAATTTACAGACTTGTAATCTGGATCACATAGCACTGCCATTATTTTTGATGTCATTCCTTATCATCTTAAATACCACAATACTATCAGTACTTAAACATCTATTCTATTGGGATGTTTGGTATATTTACTTTTTCTGTTTGGCAAAATTAAAAGGCTATCATTCTGTCTCTATGTCAAAATGTTTTTATGATGCATACATATCGTATGACACAAAAGACGCAGAAGCGTCTGAATGGGTGATGAAGGAGCTATCTGTTCACTTGGAGGGGCAAGGAGAGAAGCAAGTTCTTCTTTGTTTGGAAGAGAGAGACTGGGAGCCAGGCAAAGCAGTCATTGACAATCTTGTGCAGAGCATCCATCAAAGTAGAAAGACGATATTCATTCTCACAAAACGATATGTGAAAAGTGGTACCTTCAAAACTGCTTTCTACATTGCTCTGCAGAGACTGATGGACGAGAGAATGGATGTGATCGTACTCATTCTCCTGCAGCCTGTACTACAGCACTCCCAGTACTTGCGCCTGAGAAAGCGCCTTTGCAAGAGCTCCATTCTCGAGTGGCCTAAAAACCCAAATGCTGAAGGGTTTTTCTGGCAAAAACTAAAAAATGTTGTACTAACAGAGAATTATGGCCTCTACAATAGTTTCTTTACTGATCCCATTATGCCTCAATATAAACCAGAGCCAGTTGTTCTTGCTCAGTGGAACAGTAGCAGCCCTCAGATTAGCTAA